Proteins from a genomic interval of Trichoderma breve strain T069 chromosome 2, whole genome shotgun sequence:
- a CDS encoding protein kinase domain-containing protein, with protein MSRSNPPNNASASRKISFNVSEQYDIQDVVGEGAYGVVCSAIHKPSGQKVAIKKITPFDHSMFCLRTLREMKLLRYFNHENIISILDIQKPRSYDSFNEVYLIQELMETDMHRVIRTQDLSDDHCQYFIYQTLRALKAMHSANVLHRDLKPSNLLLNANCDLKVCDFGLARSAASQEDNSGFMTEYVATRWYRAPEIMLTFKEYTKAIDVWSVGCILAEMLSGKPLFPGKDYHHQLTLILDVLGTPTMEDYYGIKSRRAREYIRSLPFKKKVPFRTLFPKTSDLALDLLEKLLAFNPVKRITVEDALKHPYLEPYHDPEDEPTAPPIPEEFFDFDKHKDTLSKEQLKQLIYQEIMR; from the exons ATGTCTCGGTCGAACCCCCCCAACAATGCGTCGGCGTCACGCAAAATCTCCTTCAACGTCAGCGAGCAGTATGACATTCAGGATGTCGTTGGCGAGGGAGCTTACGGAGTTGTTTG CTCTGCCATTCACAAGCCCTCTGGCCAAAAGgttgccatcaagaagattaCTCCCTTCGACCACTCCATGTTCTGTCTGAGAACTCTGcgagagatgaagctgctgcgcTACTTCAACCACgaaaacatcatctccattctTGATATCCAGAAGCCTCGAAGCTACGATAGCTTCAACGAGGTCTACCTTATCCAA GAACTCATGGAGACGGATATGCACAGAGTCATTCGAACCCAGGACCTCTCCGACGACCACTGCCAGTACTTTATCTACCAGACGCTGCGAGCGCTCAAGGCCATGCACTCGGCAAATGTTTTGCACCGAGATCTCAAGCCATCCAATCTCTTGCTAAATGCCAACTGTGATCTCAAGGTCTGCGATTTCGGTCTGGCCCGATCCGCAGCTTCCCAGGAGGACAACTCTGGATTCATGACCGAATACGTCGCCACGCGATGGTATCGTGCCCCCGAGATCATGTTGACCTTTAAGGAGTATACCAAGGCTATTGACGTTTGGTCTGTTGGCTGCATTCTGGCTGAGATGCTCAGCGGCAAGCCTCTGTTCCCCGGAAAGGACT ACCACCACCAGCTCACCCTGATCCTTGATGTGCTCGGCACACCAACCATGGAGGATTACTACGGCATCAAGTCTCGACGAGCAAGAGAATACATCCGCTCGCTGcccttcaagaagaaggtgcctTTCCGCACCCTCTTCCCCAAGACTTCTGACCTGGCCCTGGACctcttggagaagctgctggcgTTCAACCCCGTCAAGCGAATCACTGTGGAGGATGCCCTCAAGCACCCCTACCTTGAGCCATATCACGACCCTGAGGATGAGCCCACCGCGCCTCCGATCCCCGAGGAGTTTTTCGATTTCGACAAGCACAAAGATACCCTGAGCAAGGAGCAGCTGAAGCAACTGATTTACCAAGAGATTATGCGGTAA
- a CDS encoding sec23/Sec24 trunk domain-containing protein — MSAPPGDGYGQPLDQQAQEQPYDGQAAHHAHEAAAGKKKKRGYAAQAFEVGTGANALAGGQLPVGQQYGVPPVQGGAAPYGAYPQGEPQPAAGGPAAPGYQYPQAGYGAQQPVPASQPAYGGYQAPDQGYQPPGGQGPAPGIAGITQGMAGMQMGSQPQPPQMAQANRPAALNQLYPTDLLTQPFNVTELDLPPPPIILPPNTSVTASPDSNCSSRYIRSTINAVPTSNSLLKKSKLPFALIIQPYGALHDDEDPIPVVQDQVISRCRRCRTYINPFVTFLDHGHRWRCNMCNLSNDVPQAFDWDAAAQQAADRWRRHELNHAVVEFVAPQEYMVRPPQPLVYLFLFDVSYAAVSNGLLATSARTILDSLNRIPNADRRTRLGFLAVDSSLHYFSIPKDSEENGETSMLVVSDLDEPFLPVPHDLLVPLTESRQSIEKFLQKLPDMFQNNQSNGSCMGSALRAGHKLISALGGKIVVLTASLPNTGVGKLDMREDKKLLGTSKESSLLQTSNSFYKSFAVECSKNQVSIDMFLFSSQYQDVASLSNLPRYTGGQTWFYPGWHASRPEDALKFASEFSDYLSSEIGLEAVLRVRATTGLRMNAFYGNFFNRSSDLCAFPAFPRDQCYVVEVAIDESLTKNVVCLQAAVLHTTCNGERRIRVLTLALPTTTNLSDLYASADQSAITAYFSHKAVERALSSGLDAARDALSAKVTELLQTFKKELAGGSMGGGLQFPANLRGLPLLFLGLTKNVGLRKSAQIPSDIRSAALCLLSTLPIPLLIRYIYPRLYSLHDMPDNAGVPDEATGQITLPPAQNLSSERLVPYGLYLIDDGQVQFLWVGRDAVPQLIADVFGVEDRTQVHVGKGRVPELENDFNERIRAVIQKSRDHRALGVGSITVPHLYIVREDGEPSLKLWAQTLLVEDRADQGVSAAQWLGSLREKVVQ, encoded by the exons atgtcGGCGCCTCCCGGTGATGGCTACGGCCAGCCTCTTGATCAGCAAGCCCAGGAACAGCCATACGATGGCCAGGCCGCACATCACGCCCACGAGGCTGCTgcgggcaagaagaagaagcgaggaTATGCGGCGCAAGCTTTCGAGGTCGGCACAGGAGCCAATGCTTTAGCTGGCGGCCAGCTACCAGTCGGACAGCAGTACGGCGTGCCGCCAGTCCAAGGCGGTGCTGCTCCTTACGGCGCCTATCCGCAGGGCGAGCCTCAacctgctgctggcggacCCGCGGCGCCTGGATACCAGTATCCCCAAGCCGGCTATGGCGCACAGCAACCCGTGCCCGCATCACAGCCCGCATATGGCGGCTACCAGGCTCCGGATCAGGGATACCAACCGCCGGGTGGTCAAGGTCCTGCTCCTGGCATCGCCGGCATCACCCAGGGCATGGCTGGTATGCAGATGGGAAGCCAGCCTCAGCCCCCGCAGATGGCCCAAGCAAACAGGCCCGCTGCTCTCAACCAGCTGTATCCTACGGACCTCTTGACCCAGCCTTTCAACGTCACGGAGCTGGATCTGCCCCCTCCTCCAATCATTCTCCCGCCCAAT ACCAGCGTGACTGCCTCACCTGATTCCAACTGCTCTTCGCGATACATTCGCTCCACCATCAATGCCGTCCCCACATCCAACTCGTTGCTCAAGAAGTCCAAGCTGCCGTttgctctcatcatccagccGTACGGAGCTCttcatgacgacgaggatcCCATCCCTGTGGTCCAAGATCAGGTCATTTCACGTTGCCGAAGATGTAGGACGTATATCAACCCATTTGTTACCTTTTTGGACCACGGCCACCGCTGGAGGTGTAACATGTGCAACCTGAGCAACGATGTGCCCCAGGCTTTCGATTGGGATGCTGCGGCCCAGCAGGCTGCCGACAGATGGCGCCGCCACGAGCTCAACCACGCCGTCGTCGAATTTGTTGCCCCCCAGGAGTACATGGTCCGACCACCCCAGCCCCTGGTGtacctcttcctctttgacGTCAGCTATGCGGCCGTTTCCAACGGCCTCTTGGCCACAAGTGCCAGGACCATCCTGGACAGCTTGAACAGGATACCCAACGCGGATCGCCGAACTCGCCTTGGTTTCCTCGCCGTCGACTCTAGCCTTCACTACTTCTCCATCCCCAAGGACTCGGAAGAGAATGGCGAGACCAGCATGCTTGTGGTCAGCGACCTCGACGAGCCCTTCTTGCCAGTGCCCCACGATCTCCTGGTTCCCTTGACCGAGAGTCGCCAGAGCATCGAAAAGTTCCTCCAGAAGCTGCCGGACATGTTCCAGAACAACCAGAGCAATGGTTCGTGCATGGGCTCCGCCCTGCGTGCGGGACACAAACTCATCTCTGCGCTTGGCGGCAAGATTGTTGTCCTCACAGCCTCACTTCCCAACACTGGCGTCGGAAAGCTGGACATGAGGGAAgacaagaagctcttgggAACCTCCAAGGAGAGCAGCCTCCTGCAGACTTCGAACAGCTTCTATAAGAGCTTTGCCGTCGAGTGCTCCAAGAACCAGGTTTCTATTGACATGTTCTTATTCTCATCCCAGTACCAGGACGTGGCCTCATTGAGCAACTTGCCGAGATACACCGGTGGACAGACTTGGTTCTATCCCGGCTGGCACGCTTCGCGACCTGAAGACGCACTCAAGTTCGCCTCCGAGTTCAGCGACTACCTGTCATCCGAGATTGGATTGGAGGCCGTCCTCCGAGTTCGCGCAACCACTGGTCTGCGCATGAACGCCTTCTACGGAAACTTCTTTAACCGCAGCTCAGATCTCTGCGCATTCCCGGCCTTCCCCCGCGATCAGTGCTACGTTGTTGAAGTTGCCATTGACGAGAGTCTTACTAAGAACGTGGTATGCCTCCAGGCGGCTGTACTGCACACCACATGCAATGGAGAGCGTCGCATTAGGGTCTTGACTCTGGCCCTGCCGACAACGACAAACCTGTCCGACCTGTACGCGTCTGCAGACCAGTCCGCCATCACAGCCTACTTCAGCCACAAGGCCGTCGAGAGAGCGCTCAGCAGCGGCCTGGATGCAGCCCGAGACGCCCTGTCAGCCAAGGTTACcgagcttctccagactTTTAAGAAGGAGCTCGCCGGCGGCAGCATGGGCGGCGGCCTGCAGTTCCCTGCCAACCTCCGAGGACTTCCTCTCCTGTTCCTTGGCCTCACAAAGAATGTCGGCCTACGAAAGTCTGCACAAATTCCTTCCGACATTCGATCAGCCGCCTTGTGCCTCTTGTCTACACTTCCGATCCCGCTCCTGATCCGATACATTTACCCCAGGCTCTACTCTCTGCATGACATGCCCGACAATGCCGGTGTCCCAGATGAGGCCACAGGGCAGATTACCCTGCCCCCTGCACAAAACCTGTCATCGGAGAGACTGGTACCATACGGTCTCTATCTGATTGACGACGGCCAAGTGCAGTTCTTGTGGGTGGGCCGCGATGCCGTTCCTCAGCTCATCGCCGATGTCTTTGGAGTGGAGGACCGTACACAGGTTCACGTCGGCAAGGGACGGGTCCCTGAGCTCGAAAACGACTTCAACGAGCGCATCAGGGCCGTGATCCAGAAGAGCCGTGATCACCGGGCACTTGGCGTGGGAAGCATCACGGTGCCGCACCTGTACATTGTTCGGGAGGACGGCGAGCCATCTCTCAAGCTGTGGGCGCAAACGCTGCTCGTCGAGGACCGGGCAGACCAGGGAGTAAGTGCGGCACAGTGGCTTGGTTCACTTCGAGAAAAG GTTGTGCAGTAA
- a CDS encoding exportin 1-like protein domain-containing protein, whose amino-acid sequence MSSNSNGGDARNGDADVLAKIHLALEVVHSPHSTNDARREAQSFLEEVKDIPEAPFQGYTLASDKAQAPVVRHYALSLLEHAIRYRWASYTDEQSRTLRNWVLELSQAVSKGDPSYLRNKTAQLWVEVAKRSWGSDWTDMDAMLVELWQIPNSPAHKELVMFVLEALSDEVFAGDDSVVAMREGVLSKACVEIFTPTAVLIEAFPNRQPGPDVRCGHEGWLSRLSDFLGLCINADANDEVKMCIVKGFSVFLSLMPWAIPRAISSARCVDILSAGLASPSTEIQKVALDALHALYCRSNFTDEEFRDLVAPMYSNASIQLFKQLIDRSEVDAEDVDEDKYQILKRLSEMLSSLGDYFERKHSQVPLDASPEGFLQLLLQVVQHQSLMVSIPVLVTWTRLLANKVIGPSDIITSMIGPLLEVCSSRLVRYENLPQDTSDPTFLFLMEDTDTIPERHAFLGNYRRYSSQVVEIIVQLKLVDAVSHILGRTEQLLLHLYDGQPPFSKQNYFKHSMPVLQVDAHFTLIEASLKGYAKWKRSHQHDNQQQIAELESSLEGWCTRLLEMNFEDPLIRRRTLQLLVYFSTNALNKNANFMLKVLEHIILTWPVLEPAYGAYNDAIKDFQVESMVELHRLAIGMPDHLLGVYDQIEARVNEMMSTGKLDDRRTLAYRSFLFLIIHRAKSLDAPAKIQKLREFVEPVKAQWQEENIKSAVKSYSGFCELLGLDKAQAYLVSRQAHNIKDWGSTELDAEGLALQNELEERLKQLPLRPTKTLLALSVDRVDKSSTAFQATSVIWEGGFASILADLLRLLSYAHASHNPHNWTGFPEGMRHMVDKVLSDRFWQAGISEGSKDDFYARVLDKKGTIEGLASTIRGSVRFVRETAYGVIYCMSKLHSQFYGFSELAAPLSEAFFSDSIWLSTHQQSNLLSLVRHLVDDCPVDCRENFLPRLLSSCFQQMDTKINSEWAKLEQQQTVVADGDAELKEEMKSESILRQVTYTAVVLVADFLDPTKPNPPTLKSQIENAGEHTLLSGEAYPSLRKFCLSHQEIIEPLLLFCMHGIRMRDIRCCGMLLRLFISLVPEFSTSGQGSKKATSDGFNGTLADQSTPIPSEIATAVREYISSDVLRSCITSFHEPYFVDVQKELASLIATIVVYYSTITSTPTDVLLALPNVNPAELERLNAYVAKPGSHTRQQRAIVLEFLKDLKGVSVSEMGKLNKGFDSSSRSKRPTRSKMAQGFMTSAPAASDAAGRKRAGAAGGRATPDGLEGISNLFEG is encoded by the exons ATGTCTTCCAACTCCAACGGCGGCGACGCGAGAAACGGCGACGCAGACGTGCTTGCCAAGATTCACCTTGCGCTCGAAGTGGTTCACAGCCCTCACTCGACCAACGATGCGCGTAGGGAAGCCCAATCTTTCCtcgaggaggtcaaggacaTCCCCGAAGCTCCCTTCCAAGGCTACACCCTAGCCTCCGACAAGGCCCAGGCGCCCGTCGTCCGCCATTATGCCCTGTCGCTTCTCGAGCATGCCATACGATACCGATGGGCCAGCTATACCGACGAACAATCCCGAACCCTTCGAAACTgggtgctggagctgagccAGGCCGTTTCCAAGGGCGACCCATCATACCTGAGAAACAAGACTGCCCAGCTCTGGGTGGAAGTGGCCAAGAGAAGCTGGGGCTCCGACTGGACGGATATGGATGCCATGCTCGTTGAGCTGTGGCAAATCCCCAATTCGCCCGCTCACAAGGAACTTGTCATGTTTGTCCTCGAGGCTTTGTCGGACGAGGTTTTTGCCGGAGATGATTCTGTTGTTGCCATGAGGGAAGGCGTCCTTAGCAAGGCCTGCGTCGAGATCTTCACTCCCACTGCGGTCCTGATCGAGGCGTTCCCCAATCGTCAACCCGGTCCAGATGTTCGATGTGGTCACGAGGGCTGGCTCAGTCGACTTTCAGACTTCCTCGGCTTGTGTATCAATGCTGACGCCAATGACGAGGTGAAGATGTGCATTGTCAAGGGATTCTCCGTCTTCCTATCACTTATGCCGTGGGCTATTCCAAGAGCTATATCCTCTGCTCGCTGTGTGGATATTTTGTCTGCTGGCCTAGCGTCGCCCTCTACCGAAATCCAAAAG GTCGCTCTAGATGCCCTCCACGCTCTGTATTGCCGGTCCAACTTTACAGATGAAGAATTCAGGGATCTCGTGGCCCCCATGTACAGCAATGCATCCATTCAACtcttcaagcagctcatTGATCGGTCAGAAGTCGACGCCGAAGATGTAGACGAAGACAAGTATCAAATCTTGAAGAGGTTATCTGAG ATGCTCTCGAGTTTAGGTGATTATTTTGAGAGGAAGCATTCCCAAGTCCCTCTTGATGCAAGCCCGGAAGGCTTCCTGCAGCTTTTGCTCCAAGTAGTACAACACCAAAGTCTCATGGTGTCAATCCCGGTCTTAGTAACGTGGACGAGACTGCTTGCGAACAAGGTGATCGGCCCAAGTGACATTATTACATCCATGATAGGGCCTCTTCTCGAGGTCTGCAGCTCCAGATTGGTCCGATATGAAAATCTACCTCAAGATACCTCTGACCCAACGTTCCTATTCCTAATGGAGGATACCGACACCATCCCTGAGCGTCATGCTTTCCTGGGCAATTACCGCCGCTATAGCTCACAAGTCGTTGAAATCATTGTGCAACTCAAACTAGTCGATGCTGTATCGCATATCCTGGGGCGCACCGAACAACTCCTGCTGCATCTCTATGATGGACAGCCTCCATTTAGCA AACAAAACTATTTCAAGCACTCCATGCCTGTTCTGCAGGTAGACGCTCACTTCACTCTAATCGAGGCCTCGTTGAAAGGATACGCAAAGTGGAAGAGGTCACACCAACACGACAAC cagcaacagatAGCCGAGCTTGAGTCCAGCCTTGAGGGCTGGTGCACGAGACTTTTGGAGATGAACTTTGAG GATCCTTTAATCCGAAGACGAACTCTACAGTTACTCGTCTACTTCTCGACAAACGCCCTGAACAAAAACGCAAACTTCATGCTCAAAGTACTGGAGCACATCATTCTCACATGGCCTGTGTTAGAACCAGCGTATGGCGCGTACAATGATGCCATTAAAGATTTTCAGGTTGAGAGCATGGTCGAGCTGCATCGCCTCGCGATCGGAATGCCTGACCACCTCCTG GGGGTTTACGACCAAATCGAAGCCCGTgtgaatgagatgatgtCTACTGGAAAGCTAGATGATAGAAGAACCCTTGCTTACCGTAGCTTTTTGTTCTTAATCAT ACATCGAGCCAAGAGCCTTGATGCCCCGGCAAAGATCCAGAAATTACGAGAGTTTGTTGAACCAGTCAAGGCGCAATGGCAAGAAGAGAATATCAAGTCTGCCGTGAAATCATACTCTGGCTTCTGCGAACTTCTTGGGCTAGATAAGGCTCAAGCATACTTGGTTAGCCGTCAGGCACACAATATCAAAGATTGGGGCTCCACTGAGCTTGACGCAGAGGGATTAGCCCTCCAGAACGAGTTGGAAGAGCGCCTCAAG CAATTGCCACTCCGTCCGACGAAAACCCTTCTTGCACTCTCTGTGGACCGAGTCGACAAGTCATCCACCGCATTCCAGGCTACCTCTGTGATTTGGGAGGGAGGATTTGCAAGTATTCTGGCGGATTTACTGCGTCTTTTGAG CTATGCCCACGCGTCGCATAACCCACATAATTGGACAGGATTCCCAGAGGGCATGCGCCACATGGTTGATAAAGTCTTGAGCGATCGATTTTGGCAGGCCGGTATCTCTGAGGGAAGCAAAGATGATTTCTACGCTCGAGTGCTTGATAAGAAAGGCACGATAGAGGGCCTTGCATCCACGATTCGTGGCTCAGTCCGTTTTGTCCGCGAAACAGCCTACGGCGTCATATACTGTATGAGCAAGCTTCATTCGCAGTTTTACGGATTCAGCGAGCTCGCCGCTCCATTGTCCGAGGCCTTCTTTTCAGACTCTATATGGCTGTCTACACACCAGCAAAGCAACCTGCTGAGCTTGGTGCGGCACCTCGTCGATGACTGCCCTGTTGATTGCCGCGAAAACTTCTTGCCCAGGCTTTTATCGTCGTGCTTCCAACAGATGGATACCAAGATCAACTCTGAGTGGGCAAAGctagagcagcagcagaccgTGGtggcagatggagatgccgagctcaaggaggagatgaagtcTGAGAGCATTCTCCGACAAGTGACGTACACTGCCGTTGTGCTGGTAGCAGACTTTTTGGATCCAACCAAGCCAA ATCCTCCAACTTTGAAGTCACAGATCGAGAATGCTGGCGAGCACACCCTCCTTTCTGGGGAAGCCTATCCCTCTCTTCGAAAGTTTTGCTTGTCCCACCAGGAAATCATCGAACCACTCTTGCTTTTCTGCATGCATGGAATTCGGATGCGAGACATTCGATGCTGCGGCATGCTACTGCGATTGTTCATCTCTTTGGTGCCAGAATTTTCGACGTCTGGTCAAGGATCCAAGAAAGCAACTTCTGATGGATTTAACGGGACCTTGGCGGATCAATCAACTCCCATCCCTTCGGAAATCGCTACGGCTGTACGAGAGTACATCTCTTCGGATGTACTGAGATCATGCATCACGTCCTTCCACGAGCCATACTTTGTAGATGTTCAGAAGGAGTTGGCATCGCTCATTGCTACCATTGTGGTCTATTATAGCACAATCACATCAACGCCAACCGACGTTCTCTTGGCACTGCCCAATGTGAATCCCGCAGAACTGGAGCGCCTAAATGCTTATGTCGCCAAGCCGGGATCCCACACTCGGCAGCAGAGAGCAATCGTCTTGGAATTCCTAAAGGATCTCAAAGGAGTGAGCGTCTCCGAGATGGGGAAGCTGAATAAAGGTTTCGACAGTTCCAGCCGGTCTAAGCGCCCAACTCGGAGCAAAATGGCACAGGGCTTCATGACTAGCGCTCCGGCAGCATCTGATGCTGCGGGCCGCAAGAGAGCAGGTGCCGCAGGGGGTAGGGCTACGCCTGATGGCCTAGAGGGCATTTCTAATTTATTTGAGGgttaa
- a CDS encoding acetyltransferase (GNAT) family domain-containing protein, whose amino-acid sequence MAGSSTKQLPANLEYIQYEHRLEGQYLPAIRALISKDLSEPYSIYVYRYFLCQWSHLCFMALDPEDSSLIGVIVCKLEVHSSHSPPTRRGYIAMLAVASHFRGRGVATALVKKAIDAMANRNADEIVLETEETNTAAMKLYEGLGFIRSKKLHRYYLNGNSAYRLILLLKAVDPDQTSLYDERQVT is encoded by the exons atGGCAGGGTCGTCGACCAAGCAGCTGCCAGCCAACCTGGAGTATATCCAGTATGAGCACCGGCTAGAGGGCCAGTATCTCCCCGCCATCCGGGCCCTCATCTCAAAGGACTTGAGTGAGCCATACAGCATCTACGTCTACAGGTACTTTCTCTGCCAATGGTCACATCTTTGCTTCATG GCCCTGGATCCAGAAGACTCATCCCTCATCGGCGTCATAGTCTGCAAGCTGGAGGTGCACTCATCTCACTCGCCTCCAACTCGGCGAGGGTACATTGCCATGCTGGCCGTGGCGTCGCACTTCCGTGGGCGGGGAGTTGCCACCGCtctggtgaagaaggccatcGATGCCATGGCAAACCGCAATGCCGATGAGATTGTGCTGGAGACTGAGGAGACCAACACAGCTGCCATGAAGTTGTACGAGGGCCTCGGCTTCATTCGATCCAAAAAGTTGCATCGGTACTACCTTAACGGCAATAGTGCCTATCGACTTATCCTCCTGCTAAAGGCCGTCGACCCGGATCAAACTTCTCTCTACGATGAACGGCAAGTCACATAG
- a CDS encoding TLD domain-containing protein, which yields MWTGLMRRFSTEDTRVGSDFDEDAESHHSHSHHHHHLKDGINDVYTPTLRTLSPFRPPPLDPVVLHGYKDNTPAGSRLLTNVVAEEIRTMVPERLRITEDWRLVYSLEQNGTSLATLYQRCRQYEGMRVGFVLVVKDQEGGTFGAYLSEYPHPAPSYFGNGECFLWRASTLTSLPPPPSADTTHLTRSTTLAPPSRSGASTPGIRFKAFPYSGLNDFYINCETGFLSVGSGGGHYGLWLDDSLDVGHSATCETFGNEPLSDAGPKFSVIGVELWVIGA from the exons ATGTGGACGGGCCTGATGCGGCGCTTCTCGACGGAGGACACCCGCGTGGGCAGCGATTTTGACGAAGACGCCGAGAGTCATcacagccacagccaccaccatcaccacctcaAGGACGGCATCAACGACGTATACACGCCGACGCTGCGCACACTGAGCCCCTTccggccgccgccgctggacCCGGTTGTGCTGCACGGATACAAGGACAACACGCCGGCGGGCTCGAGGCTGCTGACGAATGTGGTGGCCGAGGAGATTCGCACCATGGTGCCGGAGCGGCTGCGCATCACCGAGGACTGGCGCCTGGTGTATAGCCTGGAGCAGAACGGCACCAGCCTGGCGACGCTGTATCAGCGGTGCCGCCAGTATGAGGGCATGAGGGTGGGCTTTGTGCTTGTTGTCAAGGATCAAGAGGGCGGG ACGTTTGGTGCCTACCTCTCCGAGTATCCTCATCCCGCCCCGTCCTACTTTGGCAACGGCGAGTGCTTCCTGTGGCGAGCCTCGACGCTGACATCtctcccgccgccgccgtccgCAGACACGACCCATCTGACACGCAGCACGACGCTCGCTCCCCCGTCGCGGTCCGGCGCCTCGACGCCCGGGATTCGCTTCAAGGCGTTCCCCTACAGCGGCCTCAACGACTTCTATATTAACTGCGAGACGGGCTTCCTGAGCGTGGGATCGGGCGGCGGCCACTACGGCCTGTGGCTGGACGACTCGCTCGACGTGGGCCACAGCGCGACGTGCGAGACGTTTGGCAACGAGCCGCTGAGCGACGCGGGGCCTAAGTTTAGCGTTATTGGCGTTGAGCTGTGGGTGATTGGGGCGTGA
- a CDS encoding fungal specific transcription factor domain-containing protein, translated as MVYQGKPSRGCQMCRTRRIKCDETKPTCNQCAKSRRQCPGYRDEFDLVFRNETQATEKRAQRATKKALAQRMTKFAPSSTPEPIFSNGEDSSANSSFVTSQHLSMAQYGRKNQQTPWTGLYSLLQKPQMDLDGQATCHFLSNYVLIPRQGNGRGFHEYVVPLLRAEEVAPHFKAAFDACAMASFANTRGDQLLVERALRIHSKALGAINIALNNPDIIKQDSTLASILLLGLFENITTRNLGMLAWGPHIRAAIQLVRKRGRKQLRTKIGVALFIAVRTQMIVHTLSTAKPPLMQAEWWLNSDSVRDTYASQCQRLGIRTGEIRAEVNRLMSQLPRNMQSVEAMKDLIRQAREVDFECVRWAETLPDHFRYRTILWQDEIPDADYSQLEVFPGRVDAYPDLWVASIWGMMRISRIILASVVIRCTAWVCSPVDYRTAPEYATARRICVENITDIIASVPYQLGWFSTRKHLFQQDSLSGFACGEDDTYKSLSGYFLTWPLACIQGQDYTTDIQRTWARGRLTYIGKHLGVSYALMLTQLQYRTPSMLIKMDGTMANSPSVNVEKLLSMKVAKPSEVLPTMPMAPQLFRQQMFQGQPTVLLTQHAMSTYDDTSPEGD; from the exons ATGGTCTACCAAGGCAAGCCTTCGAGGGGCTGTCAGATGTGCCGTACTCGTCGCATCAAG TGTGACGAGACAAAACCCACATGCAACCAGTGTGCCAAGTCTCGCCGGCAATGCCCCGGATACAGAGATGAGTTCGACCTGGTGTTTCGTAACGAGACCCAGGCGACGGAGAAGAGAGCGCAGCGGGCAACAAAAAAGGCCTTGGCGCAACGGATGACCAAATTCGCCCCCAGTTCTACGCCTGAGCCAATTTTTTCAAACGGAGAAGATTCATCCGCTAACTCCTCCTTTGTGACATCTCAACACTTGTCAATGGCTCAATATGGCCGCAAGAATCAGCAGACCCCCTGGACCGGCCTTTACTCCCTACTGCAGAAGCCGCAGATGGACTTGGACGGCCAGGCGACTTGCCACTTCCTCTCCAATTACGTCCTCATTCCCCGGCAAGGCAACGGACGCGGGTTCCACGAGTATGTAGTGCCATTGCTGAGGGCAGAAGAGGTGGCCCCTCATTTCAAGGCCGCGTTCGACGCCTGCGCGATGGCTAGCTTCGCCAATACCCGGGGAGACCAGCTTCTAGTTGAACGAGCCCTACGTATTCATTCAAAGGCGTTGGGGGCTATAAACATAGCCTTGAACAACCCAGACATCATCAAGCAGGATTCCACACTGGCATCAATCCTCTTGCTAGGGCTTTTCGAAAACATAACAACCAGAAATCTTGGCATGCTGGCTTGGGGACCTCACATCCGTGCCGCGATCCAGCTTGTCAGGAAACGGGGCCGCAAGCAACTGCGGACCAAAATCGGCGTCGCCTTGTTCATTGCAGTGCGAACCCAGATG ATTGTCCACACGCTCAGTACTGCCAAACCACCTCTAATGCAGGCGGAGTGGTGGCTTAATTCAGATTCTGTCCGGGATACGTATGCTTCTCAGTGTCAGAGACTCGGCATCCGCACCGGAGAAATCAGGGCAGAGGTAAACCGACTCATGAGCCAGCTCCCTCGAAACATGCAAAGCGTTGAAGCTATGAAAGACTTGATTAGACAAGCTCGGGAGGTGGACTTTGAGTGCGTCCGATGGGCGGAGACGCTTCCAGACCATTTTAGATACCGGACAATCCTCTGGCAAGATGAAATTCCCGATGCCGACTACAGTCAGCTGGAAGTGTTCCCAGGCCGCGTCGATGCCTACCCAGACTTGTGGGTGGCCAGCATATGGGGCATGATGCGAATATCACGAATCATCCTGGCGTCAGTCGTGATTCGGTGTACAGCCTGGGTCTGCTCACCTGTCGACTACCGCACAGCGCCAGAATATGCCACAGCGAGGAGAATATGTGTGGAGAACATCACCGATATCATAGCTTCGGTACCCTACCAGCTTGGGTGGTTCAGCACACGAAAGCACCTGTTTCAGCAAGACAGCCTTTCTGGGTTTGCCTGCGGCGAAGACGATACTTACAAAAGCCTCTCTGGATACTTTTTAACTTGGCCGTTGGCTTGTATCCAGGGACAAGACTACACGACTGATATCCAGCGGACCTGGGCTCGTGGACGGCTCACCTACATCGGAAAGCATCTTGGCGTCTCGTACGCTCTCATGCTAACTCAG CTCCAATATCGGACCCCCTCTATGCTCATCAAAATGGATGGCACAATGGCCAACAGTCCGTCTGTCAACGTCGAGAAGCTTCTCTCCATGAAAGTCGCAAAACCGTCAGAAGTTTTGCCCACGATGCCCATGGCACCACAGCTTTTCCGGCAGCAGATGTTCCAGGGTCAGCCGACTGTATTG TTGACGCAGCACGCTATGTCGACGTACGATGATACAAGTCCGGAGGGGGATTGA